One window of the Aptenodytes patagonicus chromosome 5, bAptPat1.pri.cur, whole genome shotgun sequence genome contains the following:
- the LOC143161195 gene encoding fucose-1-phosphate guanylyltransferase-like isoform X4, with protein MEYRPTLTHGNGGSTLHVLRCLEDLYGDKWTSFIVLLIHSGGYSRRLPNASALGKIFTALPFGDPIYQMLELKLAMYIDFPSHMKPGILITCSDDIELYSTGVEETITFDKPGFTALAHPSDLTVGTTHGVFVLDPSSFSGKGELEYTSCRHFLHKPDIETMRQCGAVCVRGNCSQLSSSGDDSDSEMDSECVYTDSIFYMDHSIAKQLLTFYKQMGTLCCEIDAYGDFLQALGPGATQDYTKNTSNVTKEESQLVEVRQKLYSLLKGTTLNVIVLNNSKFYHIGTMQEYLFHFTSDSKLKFELDLLSVAFSIFSDKAETLDQSASIIQSILEPGCFIGPGSVIEYSRIGPEVSVGKNSIISGSYINLKVDIPSNCFLSSLSIKINDRVKYVSMVFSVEDDLKKSVKLLSDIHSLQFVGVSLLVCLDLWGVKISDQLFSSENTGLGLWTARIFPVCSTLSESVRTSLKMLNSVQHMSAFKLNGFKLLSVEEMLTYKDVEDMLKFRKQIYDEICLQRQKEKSDL; from the exons ATGGAATACAGACCAACACTAACTCATG gaaatggTGGGTCAACCCTTCATGTTCTTCGATGCTTGGAAGATCTATATGGTGATAAATGGACTTCTTTTATTGTGCTGCTAATTCATTCTG GTGGTTACAGTCGACGTTTACCAAATGCAAGTGCACTGGGAAAGATTTTCACAGCTTTGCCTTTTGGTGATCCCATTTACCAGATGTTGGAACTGAAGCTTGCCATGTACATTGATTTCCCCAGTCACATGAAACCAGGAATTCTCATTACATGTTCGGACGACATAGAACTTTACAGCACTGGAGTTGAAGAAACCATCACATTTGATAAACCTGGATTTACCGCATTAGCTCACCCTTCAGATTTGACAGTTGGGACCACTCACGGAGTGTTTGTTTTAGATCCAtccagtttttcaggaaaagGAGAACTTGAATACACATCTTGCCGTCATTTCCTGCACAAGCCCGATATTGAGACGATGCGCCAGTGTGGCGCAGTATGCGTAAGAGGGAATTGTTCTCAGCTAAGTTCCTCTGGAGACGACAGCGACTCAGAAATGGACTCAGAGTGTGTGTATACAGACAGTATCTTTTACATGGATCATAGCATTGCAAAACAATTACTGACATTTTATAAGCAGATGGGCACGCTTTGCTGTGAAATAGATGCATATGGTGACTTCCTTCAGGCCCTGGGACCTGGAGCCACTCAAGATTACACAAAAAATACCAGTAACGTCACGAAAGAGGAATCACAGTTAGTAGAAGTACGGCAGAAGCTATACTCTCTTCTGAAAGGAACTACGCTTAATGTTATAGTCTTAAACAACTCTAAGTTCTATCACATTGGAACTATGCAagagtatttgtttcattttacatctgATAGCAAACTGAAATTTGAGCTCGACTTACTGTCTGTGGCTTTTAGCATCTTTTCTGACAAAGCTGAGACCTTGGATCAATCAGCAAGTATCATTCAAAGCATACTTGAGCCTGGATGTTTTATAGGACCTGGATCCGTTATTGAATACTCTAGAATTGGACCTGAAGTCTCAGTAGGGAAGAACAGCATTATTAGCGGATCGTACATAAATTTGAAAGTAGACATACCTTCAAACTGTTTTCTGAGTTCATTAAGTATAAAAATTAACGATCGAGTAAAGTATGTAAGTATGGTGTTTAGTGTAGAAGATGACTTGAAAAAGAGTGTGAAATTGTTGTCAGATATACATTCACTCCAGTTTGTTGGAGTCAGCTTACTAGTATGTTTGGACCTCTGGGGTGTAAAGATTTCAGACCAGCTCTTCTCCAGTGAGAACACAGGTTTGGGGTTGTGGACTGCTaggatttttcctgtttgttctaCTTTAAGTGAATCAGTTAGAACgtcattaaaaatgttaaattctgtGCAGCACATGTCAGCTTTTAAATTGAATGGCTTTAAGCTCTTGTCTGTTGAAGAAATGCTCACCTACAAAGATGTAGAAGACATGTTGAAGTTTAGGAAGCAAATTTATGATGAAATCTGTctacaaagacaaaaagagaagtCTGATTTGTAG
- the LOC143161195 gene encoding fucose-1-phosphate guanylyltransferase-like isoform X5 → MPVAGERSAARREAMGRRLARFAALRGGYSRRLPNASALGKIFTALPFGDPIYQMLELKLAMYIDFPSHMKPGILITCSDDIELYSTGVEETITFDKPGFTALAHPSDLTVGTTHGVFVLDPSSFSGKGELEYTSCRHFLHKPDIETMRQCGAVCVRGNCSQLSSSGDDSDSEMDSECVYTDSIFYMDHSIAKQLLTFYKQMGTLCCEIDAYGDFLQALGPGATQDYTKNTSNVTKEESQLVEVRQKLYSLLKGTTLNVIVLNNSKFYHIGTMQEYLFHFTSDSKLKFELDLLSVAFSIFSDKAETLDQSASIIQSILEPGCFIGPGSVIEYSRIGPEVSVGKNSIISGSYINLKVDIPSNCFLSSLSIKINDRVKYVSMVFSVEDDLKKSVKLLSDIHSLQFVGVSLLVCLDLWGVKISDQLFSSENTGLGLWTARIFPVCSTLSESVRTSLKMLNSVQHMSAFKLNGFKLLSVEEMLTYKDVEDMLKFRKQIYDEICLQRQKEKSDL, encoded by the exons ATGCCGGTGGCGGGCGAGCGGAGCGCGGCACGGAGGGAGGCCATGGGGCGGCGGCTGGCGCGGTTCGCGGCGCTCAGAG GTGGTTACAGTCGACGTTTACCAAATGCAAGTGCACTGGGAAAGATTTTCACAGCTTTGCCTTTTGGTGATCCCATTTACCAGATGTTGGAACTGAAGCTTGCCATGTACATTGATTTCCCCAGTCACATGAAACCAGGAATTCTCATTACATGTTCGGACGACATAGAACTTTACAGCACTGGAGTTGAAGAAACCATCACATTTGATAAACCTGGATTTACCGCATTAGCTCACCCTTCAGATTTGACAGTTGGGACCACTCACGGAGTGTTTGTTTTAGATCCAtccagtttttcaggaaaagGAGAACTTGAATACACATCTTGCCGTCATTTCCTGCACAAGCCCGATATTGAGACGATGCGCCAGTGTGGCGCAGTATGCGTAAGAGGGAATTGTTCTCAGCTAAGTTCCTCTGGAGACGACAGCGACTCAGAAATGGACTCAGAGTGTGTGTATACAGACAGTATCTTTTACATGGATCATAGCATTGCAAAACAATTACTGACATTTTATAAGCAGATGGGCACGCTTTGCTGTGAAATAGATGCATATGGTGACTTCCTTCAGGCCCTGGGACCTGGAGCCACTCAAGATTACACAAAAAATACCAGTAACGTCACGAAAGAGGAATCACAGTTAGTAGAAGTACGGCAGAAGCTATACTCTCTTCTGAAAGGAACTACGCTTAATGTTATAGTCTTAAACAACTCTAAGTTCTATCACATTGGAACTATGCAagagtatttgtttcattttacatctgATAGCAAACTGAAATTTGAGCTCGACTTACTGTCTGTGGCTTTTAGCATCTTTTCTGACAAAGCTGAGACCTTGGATCAATCAGCAAGTATCATTCAAAGCATACTTGAGCCTGGATGTTTTATAGGACCTGGATCCGTTATTGAATACTCTAGAATTGGACCTGAAGTCTCAGTAGGGAAGAACAGCATTATTAGCGGATCGTACATAAATTTGAAAGTAGACATACCTTCAAACTGTTTTCTGAGTTCATTAAGTATAAAAATTAACGATCGAGTAAAGTATGTAAGTATGGTGTTTAGTGTAGAAGATGACTTGAAAAAGAGTGTGAAATTGTTGTCAGATATACATTCACTCCAGTTTGTTGGAGTCAGCTTACTAGTATGTTTGGACCTCTGGGGTGTAAAGATTTCAGACCAGCTCTTCTCCAGTGAGAACACAGGTTTGGGGTTGTGGACTGCTaggatttttcctgtttgttctaCTTTAAGTGAATCAGTTAGAACgtcattaaaaatgttaaattctgtGCAGCACATGTCAGCTTTTAAATTGAATGGCTTTAAGCTCTTGTCTGTTGAAGAAATGCTCACCTACAAAGATGTAGAAGACATGTTGAAGTTTAGGAAGCAAATTTATGATGAAATCTGTctacaaagacaaaaagagaagtCTGATTTGTAG
- the LOC143161195 gene encoding fucose-1-phosphate guanylyltransferase-like isoform X1, which translates to MPVAGERSAARREAMGRRLARFAALRGKAARPGEFWDVVAVTAADAEQALAYRQQLAEKLSRKELPLGARYHVFVDPPGPKIGNGGSTLHVLRCLEDLYGDKWTSFIVLLIHSGGYSRRLPNASALGKIFTALPFGDPIYQMLELKLAMYIDFPSHMKPGILITCSDDIELYSTGVEETITFDKPGFTALAHPSDLTVGTTHGVFVLDPSSFSGKGELEYTSCRHFLHKPDIETMRQCGAVCVRGNCSQLSSSGDDSDSEMDSECVYTDSIFYMDHSIAKQLLTFYKQMGTLCCEIDAYGDFLQALGPGATQDYTKNTSNVTKEESQLVEVRQKLYSLLKGTTLNVIVLNNSKFYHIGTMQEYLFHFTSDSKLKFELDLLSVAFSIFSDKAETLDQSASIIQSILEPGCFIGPGSVIEYSRIGPEVSVGKNSIISGSYINLKVDIPSNCFLSSLSIKINDRVKYVSMVFSVEDDLKKSVKLLSDIHSLQFVGVSLLVCLDLWGVKISDQLFSSENTGLGLWTARIFPVCSTLSESVRTSLKMLNSVQHMSAFKLNGFKLLSVEEMLTYKDVEDMLKFRKQIYDEICLQRQKEKSDL; encoded by the exons ATGCCGGTGGCGGGCGAGCGGAGCGCGGCACGGAGGGAGGCCATGGGGCGGCGGCTGGCGCGGTTCGCGGCGCTCAGAG GGaaggccgcccgccccggcgaGTTCTGGGACGTCGTGGCGGTGACGGCCGCCGACGCGGAGCAGGCGCTCGCCTACCGACAGCAGCTGGCTGAGAAGCTGAGCAGAAAGGAACTGCCGCTGGGGGCGCGGTACCATGTTTTTGTGGATCCACCTGGACCGAAAATCG gaaatggTGGGTCAACCCTTCATGTTCTTCGATGCTTGGAAGATCTATATGGTGATAAATGGACTTCTTTTATTGTGCTGCTAATTCATTCTG GTGGTTACAGTCGACGTTTACCAAATGCAAGTGCACTGGGAAAGATTTTCACAGCTTTGCCTTTTGGTGATCCCATTTACCAGATGTTGGAACTGAAGCTTGCCATGTACATTGATTTCCCCAGTCACATGAAACCAGGAATTCTCATTACATGTTCGGACGACATAGAACTTTACAGCACTGGAGTTGAAGAAACCATCACATTTGATAAACCTGGATTTACCGCATTAGCTCACCCTTCAGATTTGACAGTTGGGACCACTCACGGAGTGTTTGTTTTAGATCCAtccagtttttcaggaaaagGAGAACTTGAATACACATCTTGCCGTCATTTCCTGCACAAGCCCGATATTGAGACGATGCGCCAGTGTGGCGCAGTATGCGTAAGAGGGAATTGTTCTCAGCTAAGTTCCTCTGGAGACGACAGCGACTCAGAAATGGACTCAGAGTGTGTGTATACAGACAGTATCTTTTACATGGATCATAGCATTGCAAAACAATTACTGACATTTTATAAGCAGATGGGCACGCTTTGCTGTGAAATAGATGCATATGGTGACTTCCTTCAGGCCCTGGGACCTGGAGCCACTCAAGATTACACAAAAAATACCAGTAACGTCACGAAAGAGGAATCACAGTTAGTAGAAGTACGGCAGAAGCTATACTCTCTTCTGAAAGGAACTACGCTTAATGTTATAGTCTTAAACAACTCTAAGTTCTATCACATTGGAACTATGCAagagtatttgtttcattttacatctgATAGCAAACTGAAATTTGAGCTCGACTTACTGTCTGTGGCTTTTAGCATCTTTTCTGACAAAGCTGAGACCTTGGATCAATCAGCAAGTATCATTCAAAGCATACTTGAGCCTGGATGTTTTATAGGACCTGGATCCGTTATTGAATACTCTAGAATTGGACCTGAAGTCTCAGTAGGGAAGAACAGCATTATTAGCGGATCGTACATAAATTTGAAAGTAGACATACCTTCAAACTGTTTTCTGAGTTCATTAAGTATAAAAATTAACGATCGAGTAAAGTATGTAAGTATGGTGTTTAGTGTAGAAGATGACTTGAAAAAGAGTGTGAAATTGTTGTCAGATATACATTCACTCCAGTTTGTTGGAGTCAGCTTACTAGTATGTTTGGACCTCTGGGGTGTAAAGATTTCAGACCAGCTCTTCTCCAGTGAGAACACAGGTTTGGGGTTGTGGACTGCTaggatttttcctgtttgttctaCTTTAAGTGAATCAGTTAGAACgtcattaaaaatgttaaattctgtGCAGCACATGTCAGCTTTTAAATTGAATGGCTTTAAGCTCTTGTCTGTTGAAGAAATGCTCACCTACAAAGATGTAGAAGACATGTTGAAGTTTAGGAAGCAAATTTATGATGAAATCTGTctacaaagacaaaaagagaagtCTGATTTGTAG
- the LOC143161195 gene encoding fucose-1-phosphate guanylyltransferase-like isoform X6, which translates to MPVAGERSAARREAMGRRLARFAALRGKAARPGEFWDVVAVTAADAEQALAYRQQLAEKLSRKELPLGARYHVFVDPPGPKIGNGGSTLHVLRCLEDLYGDKWTSFIVLLIHSGGYSRRLPNASALGKIFTALPFGDPIYQMLELKLAMYIDFPSHMKPGILITCSDDIELYSTGVEETITFDKPGFTALAHPSDLTVGTTHGVFVLDPSSFSGKGELEYTSCRHFLHKPDIETMRQCGAVCVRGNCSQLSSSGDDSDSEMDSECVYTDSIFYMDHSIAKQLLTFYKQMGTLCCEIDAYGDFLQALGPGATQDYTKNTSNVTKEESQLVEVRQKLYSLLKGTTLNVIVLNNSKFYHIGTMQEYLFHFTSDSKLKFELDLLSVAFSIFSDKAETLDQSASIIQSILEPGCFIGPGSVIEYSRIGPEVSVGKNSIISGSYINLKVDIPSNCFLSSLSIKINDRVKYFRCQRSSSK; encoded by the exons ATGCCGGTGGCGGGCGAGCGGAGCGCGGCACGGAGGGAGGCCATGGGGCGGCGGCTGGCGCGGTTCGCGGCGCTCAGAG GGaaggccgcccgccccggcgaGTTCTGGGACGTCGTGGCGGTGACGGCCGCCGACGCGGAGCAGGCGCTCGCCTACCGACAGCAGCTGGCTGAGAAGCTGAGCAGAAAGGAACTGCCGCTGGGGGCGCGGTACCATGTTTTTGTGGATCCACCTGGACCGAAAATCG gaaatggTGGGTCAACCCTTCATGTTCTTCGATGCTTGGAAGATCTATATGGTGATAAATGGACTTCTTTTATTGTGCTGCTAATTCATTCTG GTGGTTACAGTCGACGTTTACCAAATGCAAGTGCACTGGGAAAGATTTTCACAGCTTTGCCTTTTGGTGATCCCATTTACCAGATGTTGGAACTGAAGCTTGCCATGTACATTGATTTCCCCAGTCACATGAAACCAGGAATTCTCATTACATGTTCGGACGACATAGAACTTTACAGCACTGGAGTTGAAGAAACCATCACATTTGATAAACCTGGATTTACCGCATTAGCTCACCCTTCAGATTTGACAGTTGGGACCACTCACGGAGTGTTTGTTTTAGATCCAtccagtttttcaggaaaagGAGAACTTGAATACACATCTTGCCGTCATTTCCTGCACAAGCCCGATATTGAGACGATGCGCCAGTGTGGCGCAGTATGCGTAAGAGGGAATTGTTCTCAGCTAAGTTCCTCTGGAGACGACAGCGACTCAGAAATGGACTCAGAGTGTGTGTATACAGACAGTATCTTTTACATGGATCATAGCATTGCAAAACAATTACTGACATTTTATAAGCAGATGGGCACGCTTTGCTGTGAAATAGATGCATATGGTGACTTCCTTCAGGCCCTGGGACCTGGAGCCACTCAAGATTACACAAAAAATACCAGTAACGTCACGAAAGAGGAATCACAGTTAGTAGAAGTACGGCAGAAGCTATACTCTCTTCTGAAAGGAACTACGCTTAATGTTATAGTCTTAAACAACTCTAAGTTCTATCACATTGGAACTATGCAagagtatttgtttcattttacatctgATAGCAAACTGAAATTTGAGCTCGACTTACTGTCTGTGGCTTTTAGCATCTTTTCTGACAAAGCTGAGACCTTGGATCAATCAGCAAGTATCATTCAAAGCATACTTGAGCCTGGATGTTTTATAGGACCTGGATCCGTTATTGAATACTCTAGAATTGGACCTGAAGTCTCAGTAGGGAAGAACAGCATTATTAGCGGATCGTACATAAATTTGAAAGTAGACATACCTTCAAACTGTTTTCTGAGTTCATTAAGTATAAAAATTAACGATCGAGTAAAGTAT TTTAGGTGCCAAAGGTCCAGCTCCAAATAG
- the LOC143161195 gene encoding fucose-1-phosphate guanylyltransferase-like isoform X2, which translates to MPVAGERSAARREAMGRRLARFAALRGKAARPGEFWDVVAVTAADAEQALAYRQQLAEKLSRKELPLGARYHVFVDPPGPKIGGYSRRLPNASALGKIFTALPFGDPIYQMLELKLAMYIDFPSHMKPGILITCSDDIELYSTGVEETITFDKPGFTALAHPSDLTVGTTHGVFVLDPSSFSGKGELEYTSCRHFLHKPDIETMRQCGAVCVRGNCSQLSSSGDDSDSEMDSECVYTDSIFYMDHSIAKQLLTFYKQMGTLCCEIDAYGDFLQALGPGATQDYTKNTSNVTKEESQLVEVRQKLYSLLKGTTLNVIVLNNSKFYHIGTMQEYLFHFTSDSKLKFELDLLSVAFSIFSDKAETLDQSASIIQSILEPGCFIGPGSVIEYSRIGPEVSVGKNSIISGSYINLKVDIPSNCFLSSLSIKINDRVKYVSMVFSVEDDLKKSVKLLSDIHSLQFVGVSLLVCLDLWGVKISDQLFSSENTGLGLWTARIFPVCSTLSESVRTSLKMLNSVQHMSAFKLNGFKLLSVEEMLTYKDVEDMLKFRKQIYDEICLQRQKEKSDL; encoded by the exons ATGCCGGTGGCGGGCGAGCGGAGCGCGGCACGGAGGGAGGCCATGGGGCGGCGGCTGGCGCGGTTCGCGGCGCTCAGAG GGaaggccgcccgccccggcgaGTTCTGGGACGTCGTGGCGGTGACGGCCGCCGACGCGGAGCAGGCGCTCGCCTACCGACAGCAGCTGGCTGAGAAGCTGAGCAGAAAGGAACTGCCGCTGGGGGCGCGGTACCATGTTTTTGTGGATCCACCTGGACCGAAAATCG GTGGTTACAGTCGACGTTTACCAAATGCAAGTGCACTGGGAAAGATTTTCACAGCTTTGCCTTTTGGTGATCCCATTTACCAGATGTTGGAACTGAAGCTTGCCATGTACATTGATTTCCCCAGTCACATGAAACCAGGAATTCTCATTACATGTTCGGACGACATAGAACTTTACAGCACTGGAGTTGAAGAAACCATCACATTTGATAAACCTGGATTTACCGCATTAGCTCACCCTTCAGATTTGACAGTTGGGACCACTCACGGAGTGTTTGTTTTAGATCCAtccagtttttcaggaaaagGAGAACTTGAATACACATCTTGCCGTCATTTCCTGCACAAGCCCGATATTGAGACGATGCGCCAGTGTGGCGCAGTATGCGTAAGAGGGAATTGTTCTCAGCTAAGTTCCTCTGGAGACGACAGCGACTCAGAAATGGACTCAGAGTGTGTGTATACAGACAGTATCTTTTACATGGATCATAGCATTGCAAAACAATTACTGACATTTTATAAGCAGATGGGCACGCTTTGCTGTGAAATAGATGCATATGGTGACTTCCTTCAGGCCCTGGGACCTGGAGCCACTCAAGATTACACAAAAAATACCAGTAACGTCACGAAAGAGGAATCACAGTTAGTAGAAGTACGGCAGAAGCTATACTCTCTTCTGAAAGGAACTACGCTTAATGTTATAGTCTTAAACAACTCTAAGTTCTATCACATTGGAACTATGCAagagtatttgtttcattttacatctgATAGCAAACTGAAATTTGAGCTCGACTTACTGTCTGTGGCTTTTAGCATCTTTTCTGACAAAGCTGAGACCTTGGATCAATCAGCAAGTATCATTCAAAGCATACTTGAGCCTGGATGTTTTATAGGACCTGGATCCGTTATTGAATACTCTAGAATTGGACCTGAAGTCTCAGTAGGGAAGAACAGCATTATTAGCGGATCGTACATAAATTTGAAAGTAGACATACCTTCAAACTGTTTTCTGAGTTCATTAAGTATAAAAATTAACGATCGAGTAAAGTATGTAAGTATGGTGTTTAGTGTAGAAGATGACTTGAAAAAGAGTGTGAAATTGTTGTCAGATATACATTCACTCCAGTTTGTTGGAGTCAGCTTACTAGTATGTTTGGACCTCTGGGGTGTAAAGATTTCAGACCAGCTCTTCTCCAGTGAGAACACAGGTTTGGGGTTGTGGACTGCTaggatttttcctgtttgttctaCTTTAAGTGAATCAGTTAGAACgtcattaaaaatgttaaattctgtGCAGCACATGTCAGCTTTTAAATTGAATGGCTTTAAGCTCTTGTCTGTTGAAGAAATGCTCACCTACAAAGATGTAGAAGACATGTTGAAGTTTAGGAAGCAAATTTATGATGAAATCTGTctacaaagacaaaaagagaagtCTGATTTGTAG
- the LOC143161195 gene encoding fucose-1-phosphate guanylyltransferase-like isoform X3, producing MPVAGERSAARREAMGRRLARFAALRGNGGSTLHVLRCLEDLYGDKWTSFIVLLIHSGGYSRRLPNASALGKIFTALPFGDPIYQMLELKLAMYIDFPSHMKPGILITCSDDIELYSTGVEETITFDKPGFTALAHPSDLTVGTTHGVFVLDPSSFSGKGELEYTSCRHFLHKPDIETMRQCGAVCVRGNCSQLSSSGDDSDSEMDSECVYTDSIFYMDHSIAKQLLTFYKQMGTLCCEIDAYGDFLQALGPGATQDYTKNTSNVTKEESQLVEVRQKLYSLLKGTTLNVIVLNNSKFYHIGTMQEYLFHFTSDSKLKFELDLLSVAFSIFSDKAETLDQSASIIQSILEPGCFIGPGSVIEYSRIGPEVSVGKNSIISGSYINLKVDIPSNCFLSSLSIKINDRVKYVSMVFSVEDDLKKSVKLLSDIHSLQFVGVSLLVCLDLWGVKISDQLFSSENTGLGLWTARIFPVCSTLSESVRTSLKMLNSVQHMSAFKLNGFKLLSVEEMLTYKDVEDMLKFRKQIYDEICLQRQKEKSDL from the exons ATGCCGGTGGCGGGCGAGCGGAGCGCGGCACGGAGGGAGGCCATGGGGCGGCGGCTGGCGCGGTTCGCGGCGCTCAGAG gaaatggTGGGTCAACCCTTCATGTTCTTCGATGCTTGGAAGATCTATATGGTGATAAATGGACTTCTTTTATTGTGCTGCTAATTCATTCTG GTGGTTACAGTCGACGTTTACCAAATGCAAGTGCACTGGGAAAGATTTTCACAGCTTTGCCTTTTGGTGATCCCATTTACCAGATGTTGGAACTGAAGCTTGCCATGTACATTGATTTCCCCAGTCACATGAAACCAGGAATTCTCATTACATGTTCGGACGACATAGAACTTTACAGCACTGGAGTTGAAGAAACCATCACATTTGATAAACCTGGATTTACCGCATTAGCTCACCCTTCAGATTTGACAGTTGGGACCACTCACGGAGTGTTTGTTTTAGATCCAtccagtttttcaggaaaagGAGAACTTGAATACACATCTTGCCGTCATTTCCTGCACAAGCCCGATATTGAGACGATGCGCCAGTGTGGCGCAGTATGCGTAAGAGGGAATTGTTCTCAGCTAAGTTCCTCTGGAGACGACAGCGACTCAGAAATGGACTCAGAGTGTGTGTATACAGACAGTATCTTTTACATGGATCATAGCATTGCAAAACAATTACTGACATTTTATAAGCAGATGGGCACGCTTTGCTGTGAAATAGATGCATATGGTGACTTCCTTCAGGCCCTGGGACCTGGAGCCACTCAAGATTACACAAAAAATACCAGTAACGTCACGAAAGAGGAATCACAGTTAGTAGAAGTACGGCAGAAGCTATACTCTCTTCTGAAAGGAACTACGCTTAATGTTATAGTCTTAAACAACTCTAAGTTCTATCACATTGGAACTATGCAagagtatttgtttcattttacatctgATAGCAAACTGAAATTTGAGCTCGACTTACTGTCTGTGGCTTTTAGCATCTTTTCTGACAAAGCTGAGACCTTGGATCAATCAGCAAGTATCATTCAAAGCATACTTGAGCCTGGATGTTTTATAGGACCTGGATCCGTTATTGAATACTCTAGAATTGGACCTGAAGTCTCAGTAGGGAAGAACAGCATTATTAGCGGATCGTACATAAATTTGAAAGTAGACATACCTTCAAACTGTTTTCTGAGTTCATTAAGTATAAAAATTAACGATCGAGTAAAGTATGTAAGTATGGTGTTTAGTGTAGAAGATGACTTGAAAAAGAGTGTGAAATTGTTGTCAGATATACATTCACTCCAGTTTGTTGGAGTCAGCTTACTAGTATGTTTGGACCTCTGGGGTGTAAAGATTTCAGACCAGCTCTTCTCCAGTGAGAACACAGGTTTGGGGTTGTGGACTGCTaggatttttcctgtttgttctaCTTTAAGTGAATCAGTTAGAACgtcattaaaaatgttaaattctgtGCAGCACATGTCAGCTTTTAAATTGAATGGCTTTAAGCTCTTGTCTGTTGAAGAAATGCTCACCTACAAAGATGTAGAAGACATGTTGAAGTTTAGGAAGCAAATTTATGATGAAATCTGTctacaaagacaaaaagagaagtCTGATTTGTAG